The Pseudomonas pergaminensis nucleotide sequence ACGGCGAATCCACCGGCAGGTGCACGCGCAAGGCTTGAGGCAAGGCTTCGAAGTGCAGGTCATCACCCTCCAGCGGCTCCCCATCGAGGTTGATATACAGCCCTTGCGCGACCTTGATATTCACCCATGGCAGGCGCGCGCGGACAAACATGGTGTCCAGGCCCCAGCCGTTGTTCATCAACTCGCGCAATGTACCGACCACTTCCTGGGGGGCCGGCAGGATACTGACGTCCAGCAGGCCGTCATCGGCCATGGCGCCTGGGCAGAGCTCATGCCCACCGCCTGCCTGGCGACCGTTGCCGATCCCCAGGGCGAGCAGCTCGCCTTTCCAGTGGAAATCGGGGCCATCCAGCTCGGCGTAGGCGGCCTTCAACTCACTGAACCGCGTCAAGCCAGTGAACAGGTAGGCGGCGCCACCCAGGACTTTTTTCAAGTCTTCGGAGGTGTTGGCAGTGACCTGGCTGCCGAAACCGCCGGTCGCCATATTGAGGAAGATCTGCCCGCCGACCTGGCCCAGGTCGATGGCCCTGGGTGGCACGTCCAGCAGTGCCAGGGCCTGGGCAGGCCCCAGCGGCACGCCGGCGGCCTTGGCGAAATCGTTCGCGGTGCCCAGGGGCATCAGCAACAGGCTGGCGTCGGCCTTGGCCTGGGCCATGGCTTCGGCCACATCGCGCAGGGTGCCGTCGCCGCCACCGGCGATGATGTGGGTGTAGCCGTCAGTGAGGGCTTCGTTGACCAGCCGCTGGGCGTCGCCGCCTTCCCAGGTGACCCGCACCGCCAACTCGCCGCCCTGCTCGCGCCGGGCCTGCACGGCGGTGCGGACGTCCTCGTTGAGGGCTTGCTTGCCGTGGAGGATCAACAGGGCTTTGGGGGTGGTCATTGCGGGAATCTCCTGATTCAAGGGTGCTTGGAGGATGTGGACCTTGGGCGGGGAGAAAAAAGCCATTGGATGGGAAAAAAATTGGATGATTGAGTGCATATCCGTTTTTTGGGTAACGGCGGGTATTGGTTCCGCCCTTACGGCGGGTCACTTTTGAAAAGAGCCCAAAAGTAACCAAAAGGCTCTTGCCCCAACACTCGGTACCTCGCCTAGGCTCGGTATGCCCGTAATCCGACAGGTATTTGGGGGGCCGCCGCCACGCGCCATCCATGGCGCGGGGCGGCTAAACCGGCATCCCTGCCGGTTTACCCCCCAAATCCCTGCCGAATTCCGGCCAGCGTGTTTGACGGGGCGCCTAAGATCAAGATCAAAAGCAAGAGCACAGCGGCCTGACAGCCGGCTTAAGTGGTGTGAAGCAAAGGCAAAAGCCAACGCGGCCCACTGTAGGAGCCGGCTTGCCGGCGATGGTCGTTAACGATGACGTGGGGTGTCTGGATGAACGCGGCGGTCTCACGTTTTTCGCCGGCAAGCCGGCTCCTACAATGGACCGCGTATCCACGATGCGAAGCGAGTCGCTCTTGATCTTGATCTGAGGCGCCCCGTTAAACACGCTGGCCGAACGCAGGCTTTGGAGCGTGGGTAACCCGGCAGGACGCCGGGTTAGCCGCGCTGGGCCAAGGATGGCCCATCGCGGCGGCCCACGCTCCAAAGCCGGAGTGAGGGCACACCGAGCCTAAGCGAGGTGCCGAGTGTTGGGGCAAGAGCGTTTTGCTTACTTTTGCGCTTTTCAAAAGTGAGCCGCCGTAAGGGCGGAACCAATACCAGCCGTCACCGCAGCAACGGATATGTACTCACAACCCAATCAACTCTTATGCAACTTACTCATCAGTTGCGCTTCAGCCTGCGTCAACCCACATGACTGCGTCAGCTCATCCACCGTAGCCCCCATCCCCACCAACTTCGCCGCCTGCGCAAACGAAAGGCTCGACGGATCCCGCTGCTCAATCTGCGCCAGCTTGTCGGGCAACGGCGCAAGGATGGCGCGCAGTTCATGCACCTCATCCCCCACCTTCACCGCACTCTGCTGGTAATGATCAACCCGCTTGACCAACTCCAGAATGCGCCGGTCACGCACCGCATCACGCTCGGCCTGCTGCAGGAACAATTCGCGCTGCTGGCGCACATAGCGCAGCAGGAACGCCAGGGTCCCGGCCCACAACAGGGCCAGGACAATCACCGCGGCCTCAAAGAACAATCAGATGCTCTCCAGTTCCGACCATTCTTCTTCGCTCATCATCTTGTCCAGCTCAACCAGAATCAGCAGTTCGCCGTTCTTGTTGCATACGCCCTGGATGAACTTGGCGGACTCTTCGTTACCCACATTCGGTGCGGTTTCCACTTCCGATTGGCGCAGGTACACCACTTCCGCCACGCTATCGACCATGATCCCGACCACTTGCTTGTCGGCTTCGATGATCACGATACGCGTGTTGTCGTTGACCTCAGTCGGTACCAGGCCAAAACGCTGGCGGGTGTCGATCACCGTCACCACGTTGCCGCGCAGGTTGATGATGCCCAGCACATAGCTCGGCGCACCCGGTACCGGGGCGATCTCGGTGTAGCGCAGCACTTCCTGCACGCGCATCACGTTAATGCCATAGGACTCGTTGTCCAGTTTGAAGGTAACCCATTGCAGGATCGGATCATCCAAACCTTGTGCGGACGCTGACTTATTCATACCCCTGACCCCTTCAAATGCCGCATGACACGGCGTGTGTGCTTCGCTGACCGCATTCGCATGCGGCCCTTATTGTTCAATCAACTGCGTTTGTTCTGTGGCATCGCCTTGACCGCGCCACTGGCGATCAACTCGGCCAGTTCGGCGACGTCGAGCAACGCGCACATGTGTTCGATCACGGTGCCCGCCAGCCAAGGCCGTTGGCCCCGGTGGCTGCGCCATTTGATTTCGTTCGGGTCCAGGCGCAACGAGCGGCTGACCTGATGCACCGCCAGCCCCCACTCATAACCCTGCACCGAGATCACGTACTGCAAGCCTTGGCGGAAGTCGTCGCGATAGCGGTCGGGCATGACCCAACGCGCGGTATCCAACACTTTGAGGTTGCCCGCCTGGCTGGGCAGGATGCCGAGGAACCACTCCGGCTGCCCGAACAGCGGCGTCAGTTCCTGACCTTCCAGGGAGTAGATCGAGCCCAGGCACACCAGTGGTACCGCCAGGGTCAACCCGGCGACATCGAACAGCAGGCATTCGAACGGCTCGGCAGCCCAACTCGGACGCCCATCGCCAGTCACCGGCGGCGGGGTGATGCTCGGTGGCAGGTGCACTTCCACCACCGGCTCGACCACCACGGGCGCAACCACTGCCGGCGCGATCGGCACGATGACCGGGGCAACCGGCACAACCTGCGCGTCGCGGGCCTGCTCTTCCAGAACGGCCAACTGGAATTCATCCAGCGTGCTTTCCGGCTCTACAGCGGGCTCCAGCACCAGGATCGGTTCCGGCAATTCTTCCGCGGTCGCATCCTGCAGCAAGGCATCCAGGTAGGATTCCAGTGCCAGTTGCGGCCGGGTCTTGAGTTCTACGGGACGGTTCATCACGCCACCTGCGCCACAAGTTGCTGGGACAGCAGGTGCTTGAGCAACGCGCGGTAGGCCAGTACGCCTCGGCTTTTCGGGTCGAACTGCGACGGCGCCAGGCCGGCGCGGCTGGCGTCACGCAGGCGTGTGTCCACCGGGATGTAGCCGTTCCAGATGGTATCCGGGTAGGCATCGCGCAACACACGCAGGGTGCCGAGGGATGCCTGGGTGCGGCGGTCGAACAAAGTCGGCACGATGCTGAACGGCAGCGCCTGTTTGCGCGAACGGTTGATCATTGCCAGGGTGCTGACCATGCGCTCCAGACCTTTGACGGCCAGGTGCTCGGTCTGCACCGGGATCACCAACTGCTGGCTGGCCGCCAACGCGTTGACCATCAACACGCCCAGCAACGGCGGGCTGTCGATGATGGCGTAGTCGAAGTCCTGCCAGAGTTGCGCCAGGGTCTTGGCGATCACCAGGCCCAACCCGCTCTGCCCCGGCGACTGGCGTTCAAGGGTGGCCAGGGCGGTGCTGGAGGGCAGCAGGGAAATACTCTCGTTGCTGGTGGGCAGCAGCAGTTGCCCCGGCAAGTCGGCGGGCACGCTGCCCTTGTGCAGGAACAGGTCGTAGTTGCTGTGTTCCAGCGCATCCGGGTCGTAGCCGAAATAGCTGGTCATGGAGCCGTGAGGGTCCAGGTCCACCACGACCACGCGCTTGCCCGCCTCGGCCAGCAAGCCGGCTAAGGCGATGGAGGTGGTGGTCTTGCCGACCCCACCCTTTTGATTGGCAACTGCCCAGACTCTCATTCGGTTGGTTCCTCCCGGCAGGCACAGGCGCGACCGAGACATTGCATAAGGTTATTGAGCCGGCGACGGAGAATTGACGGCGCTCTGACGAACCGGCGGTTTTACAGGGGGCGGTGCAGTTTGTGTGCCAGCCCGCTTCAAGGCGGCATCCGGTGTCGCATTGGCGGTACCGGTGCCGGTCAGGCTGCGGCGCACATCCAGGTTGCGCGAGACCACCAGCACCACCCGACGGTTACGTGCGCGCCCCTCCACCGTGGCGTTATTGGCCACCGGCTGGAACTCGCCATACCCCACCGACGCCAGGCGCCCAGGGTTCACACCCTGCATCGCCAGCATGCGCACGATGCTCGCGGCACGTGCCGAAGACAGCTCCCAGTTGGTCGGGTACTGCGCGGTGCTGATCGGAAAATTGTCGGTAAAGCCTTCCACGTGGATCGGGTTCTCGAACGGCCGCAGGATCGCCGCCACCTTGTCGATGATAGTGAACGCCTGGTCACTGGGCATCGCATCGGCACTGGCAAACAGCAGGCTGGAGTTCAGCTCGATCTCCACCCACAGCTCGTTGCCACGCACGGTCATCTGGTTGGAGCTGATCAAATCGCCGAACGCGGCGCTGATGTCATCGGCAATGCTTTTCAGCGGATCGCTGGTTCCACCCACGCCTGCGGCGGTTTCATCGCTGTCGTTGACCAACGGTTTGGCCGGCGTCACGGTCTTGGGCCGTTCTTCGCCGATGGGGATCGGCTTGAGGGCGCGGTCGGCATCGTTGAACACGCCGATCAGCGCCTGGGAAATGACTTTGTACTTGCCTTCGTTGATCGACGAGATGGAGTACATCACCACGAAAAACGCGAACAGCAAGGTGATGAAGTCCGCATAGGACACCAGCCACCGCTCGTGGTTGACGTGTTCTTCAGGCTCGCGACGGCGACGGCTCATAATCGATATCTCCCATCAATCCATGAAGCCCTGGAGCTTCAATTCGATGGAGCGTGGGTTCTCACCCTCGGCGATCGACAGGATGCCTTCCAGCAACATCTCGCGGTAACGCGACTGGCGCATGGCAATCGACTTGAGCTTGCTGGCCACCGGCAACAGCACCAGGTTGGCACTCGCCACGCCATAGATGGTGGCGACAAATGCCACGGCAATGCCGCTGCCCAGTTGCGACGGATCGGCGAGGTTGCCCATCACGTGGATCAAGCCCATCACCGCACCGATGATGCCGATGGTCGGCGCGTAGCCGCCCATGCTTTCGTAGACTTTGGCGGCGTTGATGTCGCGACTTTCCTGGGTGTAGAAATCCACCTCCAGGATGCTGCGGATCGCTTCCGGTTCGGCGCCGTCCACCAGCAATTGCAGGCCTTTGCGTGCGTAGCTGTCCGGCTCGGCGTCAGCCACGCCCTCCAGGCCCAGCAGGCCTTCCTTGCGCGCGGTGAGGCTCCAGTTGACCACGCGATCAATGCCACCTGGCAGGTCCACGCGAGGCGGGAAAATGATCCATATCAGAATCTGCATGGCGCGCTTGAACGAGCTCATGGGCGACTGCAACAACGCCGCGCCCACGGTACCGCCAATCACGATCAACGCTGCCGGGCCGTTGGCCAATGCGCCGAGGTGACCGCCTTCGAGGTAGTTGCCGCCGATGATCGCGACAAACGCCATGATGATGCCGATCAGGCTCAATACATCCATCAGAGGCAGGCCTCCACCAGATGCTTGCCGATGTCGTCCAAGCTATAGACGGCGTCGGCCAGGTCCGCCTTGACGATGGCCATGGGCATGCCATAGATCACGCAGCTGGCTTCGTCCTGGGCCCAGATTGCGCTGCCGCCCTGCTTGAGCAGCCGCGCGCCTTCACGGCCATCGGCGCCCATGCCGGTGAGGACCACCGCCAGAACTTTGTCGCCGTAGGACTTGGCCGCCGAACCAAAGGTGATGTCCACGCAGGGTTTGTAGTTCAGGCGCTCATCGCCCGGCAGGATTTTGATCGCGCCACGGCCGTCCACCATCATTTGCTTGCCACCCGGCGCCAGCAACGCCAGGCCAGGACGCAGGATGTCGCCATCCTCGGCTTCCTTGACACTGATGCGGCACAGCTTGTCCAGGCGCTCGGCGAATGCCTTGGTGAACGCCGCAGGCATGTGCTGGATCAGCACGATCGGCGCCGGGAAGTTGGCCGGCAGTTGGGTCAATACGCGTTGCAGGGCCACCGGGCCGCCCGTGGACGTGCCGATAGCCACAAGTTTGTAGGCCTTGCGCTTCGGCGCAGGCGAATGGGCAGTCGCAGGCGCAGCAGCGCGAACCGGCGCCACGGCAGGCCGTGCAACCGGCGCAGGCGCTGGACGAGCAAACGATGACGTCGGTGCAGCCGGTGCTGCAACCGGTGCAGGCGTCGGCGCTGGCGCGCTGAACAGGCTGCGACGGTTACTGCGCGAAATGCTGTGCACTTTCTCGCACAGCATTTGCTTGACCTTCTCGGGGTTGCGCGAGATGTCTTCGAAATTCTTCGGCAGGAAATCCACCGCGCCAGCGTCCAGCGCATCCAGGGTGACCCGGGCGCCTTCGTGCGTCAGCGAGGAGAACATCAACACCGGGGTCGGGCAGCGTTGCATGATGTGCCGAACTGCCGTGATGCCATCCATCATCGGCATCTCGTAGTCCATGGTGATCACGTCCGGTTTCAACGCAATGGCTTGATCAATCGCCTCTTTGCCGTTGGTGGCCGTGCCGACCACCTGGATCGTTGGATCGGCGGAAAGAATTTCCGAGACGCGGCGGCGGAAGAAACCCGAATCGTCCACCACCAGGACCTTGACTGCCATAAACACTCCGTTAGGCGGGGCGGGCACTACCGCCCTGCCCCACCAGAATCAAATACGCCGAGCGGCGTAACGCTTGAGCATGCTCGGAACATCGAGAATCAGCGCGATCCGACCGTCACCGGTGATGGTCGCACCCGACATGCCCGGGGTTCCCTGCAGCATTTTGCCCAAAGGCTTGATGACCACTTCTTCCTGGCCAACCAGTTGATCGACGACAAAGCCGATCCGCTGGGTGCCCACGGAGAGAATCACCACATGGCCTTCGCGCTGCTCTTCGTGCTTGGCCGATGCCACCAGCCAGCGCTTGAGGTAGAACAGTGGCAACGCCTTGTCGCGTACGATCACCACTTCCTGACCGTCCACCACGTTGGTGCGCGACAGGTCGAGGTGGAAGATCTCGTTGACGTTGACCAGCGGGAAGGCGAAAGCCTGGTTGCCCAGCATCACCATCAGGGTCGGCATGATCGCCAGGGTCAACGGCACCTTGATCACGATCTTGGAGCCCTGGCCCTTGGTCGAGTAGATGTTGATCGAGCCGTTGAGCTGGCTGATCTTGGTCTTCACCACGTCCATGCCGACGCCACGGCCCGACACGTCGGAAATCTCGGTCTTGGTCGAGAAGCCCGGGGCGAAGATCAGGTTGTAGCACTCGGTGTCGGTCAGGCGGTCGGCGGCGTCCTTGTCCATCACGCCGCGCTTGACCGCGATGTTGCGCAATATGGTCGGGTCCATGCCTTTGCCGTCGTCAGTGATCGACAGCAGGATGTGGTCGCCCTCTTGCTCGGCGGCCAGGATCACCTTGCCGTTGCGCGACTTGCCCGAGGCTTCGCGCTCTTCCGGGGTTTCCACGCCGTGGTCGACGGCGTTGCGCACCAAGTGGACCAGCGGGTCGGCCAGGGCCTCGACAAGGTTTTTGTCGAGGTCGGTTTCTTCACCCACCAGTTCCAGGTTGATCTCTTTCTTCAGCTGACGCGCCAGGTCGCGAACCAGGCGTGGGAAGCGGCCGAAGACTTTCTTGATCGGCTGCATCCGCGTTTTCATCACGGCGGTCTGCAGGTCGGCGGTCACCACGTCGAGGTTCGACACGGCCTTTTGCATGGCTTCGTCGCCGCTGCTCAAGCCCAGGCGTACCAGGCGGTTACGCACCAGTACCAGTTCGCCGACCATGTTCATGATGTCGTCCAGGCGTGCGGTATCAACCCGCACGGTGGTTTCGGCTTCACTGGCAGGCTTCTCGGCCACCGGTGCTGCAGCGGCACGCGCCGGAGCCGGTGCTGGCGCTGCGGCTGGCGTGGCAGCTGGCTTGGCGGCCGGGGCCGGCGCTGCGGCTTTGGCGGCCACCGGTGCAGCGGACGCGACCGCTGCGGCCGGGGCCACTTCGCTGAACTTGCCCTTGCCGTGCAATTCGTCCAGCAGGGACTCGAACTCGTGATCGGAGATCAGGCCGTCGCCCGCCGGTGCTGCATTGGCAGCGGCAGGCGCCGCAGCCGTGGCGGCGACTTCCGGCAAGGCGTCGGCCACGAAGGTGCCCTTGCCATGCAGTTGGTCGAGCAACGCTTCAAATTCGTCGTCGGTAATGTCGGTGCTGGCACTGGCGGCAGGCGCCTCTGCAGCAGCAACCGGTGCGACAGCATCGGCCGCAAACTGGCCTTTGCCATGCAACTGATCGAGCAGGGACTCGAACTCAGCGTCGGTAATGTCTTCGCTGGTCGGTGCTGCGACGGCAGCCGCCGGCGTCTCTGCCTCGGCCTTCACGGCACTGAGGGAGTTGAGCAGCTGTTCGAACTCGCTGTCGGTCACATCCGGCTCGGCTTGCGCCACGGGCTCCGGCGCGGCTTCCACCACAGGCGCAGCCGAGGTGTCGGCAGGTTCTGCCAGGCGCGCCAGCGCGGCCAGCAGTTCCGGGGTGGCCGCGGTGATCGGGGCACGTTCGCGCACTTCGCTGAACATGCCGTTGACCGCATCCAGCGCTTCGAGAATCACGTCCATCAGTTCCGAGTCGACGTGCCGCTCACCCTTGCGCAGGATGTCGAACACGTTCTCGGCGATGTGACAGCACTCCACCAGCTCATGGAGCTGGAGGAAGCCGGCGCCCCCTTTTACAGTGTGAAAACCGCGAAAAATTGCATTGAGCAGGTTCGCATCATCCGGGCGGCTTTCCAGCTCGACCAGTTGTTCGGACAGTTGCTCTAAAATTTCGCCGGCCTCTACAAGGAAATCCTGAAGGATTTCTTCATCGGCGCCGAAGCTCATGTGGGTGCTCCTTAGAAGCCTAAACTGGATAACAGGTCATCTACGTCATCCTGACCTGACACAACGTCTTCACGTTTATCGGCATGAATCTGCGGACCTTCACCCTTGGCGAGATGTTTTTGTGGATCTTTTTCCGAGAGGATCGCTTCGCGGTCATGTTCAATGCCGGCAAAGCGGTCAACCTGGCCTGCCATAAGCACCAATTTGAGCAAGTTGCTTTCCACTTCGGTGACCAACTGGGTCACACGCTTGATCACCTGGCCGGTGAGGTCCTGGTAATCCTGGGCGAGCAGAATGTCGTTGAGGTTGCTGGAAACCGTGCGGTTTTCCTGCTCGCTGCGTGACAAGAACCCATCGACCCGACGCGCCAATTCACGAAACTCTTCAGCCCCCACTTCCCGGCGCATGAAGCGGCCCCAGTCAACGCTGAGGGCCT carries:
- the yegS gene encoding lipid kinase YegS; the encoded protein is MTTPKALLILHGKQALNEDVRTAVQARREQGGELAVRVTWEGGDAQRLVNEALTDGYTHIIAGGGDGTLRDVAEAMAQAKADASLLLMPLGTANDFAKAAGVPLGPAQALALLDVPPRAIDLGQVGGQIFLNMATGGFGSQVTANTSEDLKKVLGGAAYLFTGLTRFSELKAAYAELDGPDFHWKGELLALGIGNGRQAGGGHELCPGAMADDGLLDVSILPAPQEVVGTLRELMNNGWGLDTMFVRARLPWVNIKVAQGLYINLDGEPLEGDDLHFEALPQALRVHLPVDSPLVVQADDLLAHRE
- a CDS encoding DUF2802 domain-containing protein, producing the protein MFFEAAVIVLALLWAGTLAFLLRYVRQQRELFLQQAERDAVRDRRILELVKRVDHYQQSAVKVGDEVHELRAILAPLPDKLAQIEQRDPSSLSFAQAAKLVGMGATVDELTQSCGLTQAEAQLMSKLHKS
- a CDS encoding chemotaxis protein CheW: MNKSASAQGLDDPILQWVTFKLDNESYGINVMRVQEVLRYTEIAPVPGAPSYVLGIINLRGNVVTVIDTRQRFGLVPTEVNDNTRIVIIEADKQVVGIMVDSVAEVVYLRQSEVETAPNVGNEESAKFIQGVCNKNGELLILVELDKMMSEEEWSELESI
- a CDS encoding CheW domain-containing protein, which encodes MNRPVELKTRPQLALESYLDALLQDATAEELPEPILVLEPAVEPESTLDEFQLAVLEEQARDAQVVPVAPVIVPIAPAVVAPVVVEPVVEVHLPPSITPPPVTGDGRPSWAAEPFECLLFDVAGLTLAVPLVCLGSIYSLEGQELTPLFGQPEWFLGILPSQAGNLKVLDTARWVMPDRYRDDFRQGLQYVISVQGYEWGLAVHQVSRSLRLDPNEIKWRSHRGQRPWLAGTVIEHMCALLDVAELAELIASGAVKAMPQNKRS
- a CDS encoding ParA family protein; protein product: MRVWAVANQKGGVGKTTTSIALAGLLAEAGKRVVVVDLDPHGSMTSYFGYDPDALEHSNYDLFLHKGSVPADLPGQLLLPTSNESISLLPSSTALATLERQSPGQSGLGLVIAKTLAQLWQDFDYAIIDSPPLLGVLMVNALAASQQLVIPVQTEHLAVKGLERMVSTLAMINRSRKQALPFSIVPTLFDRRTQASLGTLRVLRDAYPDTIWNGYIPVDTRLRDASRAGLAPSQFDPKSRGVLAYRALLKHLLSQQLVAQVA
- the motD gene encoding flagellar motor protein MotD translates to MSRRRREPEEHVNHERWLVSYADFITLLFAFFVVMYSISSINEGKYKVISQALIGVFNDADRALKPIPIGEERPKTVTPAKPLVNDSDETAAGVGGTSDPLKSIADDISAAFGDLISSNQMTVRGNELWVEIELNSSLLFASADAMPSDQAFTIIDKVAAILRPFENPIHVEGFTDNFPISTAQYPTNWELSSARAASIVRMLAMQGVNPGRLASVGYGEFQPVANNATVEGRARNRRVVLVVSRNLDVRRSLTGTGTANATPDAALKRAGTQTAPPPVKPPVRQSAVNSPSPAQ
- a CDS encoding flagellar motor protein, with protein sequence MDVLSLIGIIMAFVAIIGGNYLEGGHLGALANGPAALIVIGGTVGAALLQSPMSSFKRAMQILIWIIFPPRVDLPGGIDRVVNWSLTARKEGLLGLEGVADAEPDSYARKGLQLLVDGAEPEAIRSILEVDFYTQESRDINAAKVYESMGGYAPTIGIIGAVMGLIHVMGNLADPSQLGSGIAVAFVATIYGVASANLVLLPVASKLKSIAMRQSRYREMLLEGILSIAEGENPRSIELKLQGFMD
- a CDS encoding protein-glutamate methylesterase/protein-glutamine glutaminase — protein: MAVKVLVVDDSGFFRRRVSEILSADPTIQVVGTATNGKEAIDQAIALKPDVITMDYEMPMMDGITAVRHIMQRCPTPVLMFSSLTHEGARVTLDALDAGAVDFLPKNFEDISRNPEKVKQMLCEKVHSISRSNRRSLFSAPAPTPAPVAAPAAPTSSFARPAPAPVARPAVAPVRAAAPATAHSPAPKRKAYKLVAIGTSTGGPVALQRVLTQLPANFPAPIVLIQHMPAAFTKAFAERLDKLCRISVKEAEDGDILRPGLALLAPGGKQMMVDGRGAIKILPGDERLNYKPCVDITFGSAAKSYGDKVLAVVLTGMGADGREGARLLKQGGSAIWAQDEASCVIYGMPMAIVKADLADAVYSLDDIGKHLVEACL
- a CDS encoding chemotaxis protein CheA; amino-acid sequence: MSFGADEEILQDFLVEAGEILEQLSEQLVELESRPDDANLLNAIFRGFHTVKGGAGFLQLHELVECCHIAENVFDILRKGERHVDSELMDVILEALDAVNGMFSEVRERAPITAATPELLAALARLAEPADTSAAPVVEAAPEPVAQAEPDVTDSEFEQLLNSLSAVKAEAETPAAAVAAPTSEDITDAEFESLLDQLHGKGQFAADAVAPVAAAEAPAASASTDITDDEFEALLDQLHGKGTFVADALPEVAATAAAPAAANAAPAGDGLISDHEFESLLDELHGKGKFSEVAPAAAVASAAPVAAKAAAPAPAAKPAATPAAAPAPAPARAAAAPVAEKPASEAETTVRVDTARLDDIMNMVGELVLVRNRLVRLGLSSGDEAMQKAVSNLDVVTADLQTAVMKTRMQPIKKVFGRFPRLVRDLARQLKKEINLELVGEETDLDKNLVEALADPLVHLVRNAVDHGVETPEEREASGKSRNGKVILAAEQEGDHILLSITDDGKGMDPTILRNIAVKRGVMDKDAADRLTDTECYNLIFAPGFSTKTEISDVSGRGVGMDVVKTKISQLNGSINIYSTKGQGSKIVIKVPLTLAIMPTLMVMLGNQAFAFPLVNVNEIFHLDLSRTNVVDGQEVVIVRDKALPLFYLKRWLVASAKHEEQREGHVVILSVGTQRIGFVVDQLVGQEEVVIKPLGKMLQGTPGMSGATITGDGRIALILDVPSMLKRYAARRI
- a CDS encoding protein phosphatase CheZ, coding for MEHKETSQGDFESTLKKHAHQLVDSLEKGQFGDAVQLIHELNQTRDRGLYQEVGKLTRELHSAIVNFQIDPHMPQAEEISQITDATERLSYVVRLTEAAANRTMDLVENATPLVNGMANEAQALSVDWGRFMRREVGAEEFRELARRVDGFLSRSEQENRTVSSNLNDILLAQDYQDLTGQVIKRVTQLVTEVESNLLKLVLMAGQVDRFAGIEHDREAILSEKDPQKHLAKGEGPQIHADKREDVVSGQDDVDDLLSSLGF